Proteins from one Salaquimonas pukyongi genomic window:
- the ptsP gene encoding phosphoenolpyruvate--protein phosphotransferase: MNERTGGPRTLLKRLREVMAEELGAQERLDKIVRHIASNMVAEVCSVYVLRSDDVLELFATQGLNPKSVHEVSLRVGQGLVGTIAATARTLNLEDAQRHPAFRYLPETGEEIFNSFLGVPILRSGRALGVLVVQNQEQRVYRDDEVEALETTAMVLAELIAAGELEGLDKQGQGLDLSRPLNLKGTALADGIGLGGVILHEPRVVVTNLFNEDAEYEKRRLHQSLAKLRFSIDDMLQHREVARDGEHREVLEAYRMFANDQGWVRRMEEQIRNGLTAEAAVEKVQSDNRARMMRQADPYLRERLNDFDDLAYRLLRELVGKPHGPVADRGDKDYVVVARSMGAAELLDYNGPALRGLILEEGAPTSHVVIVARALGIPVVGQVHNALSFADSGNPVIVDGEEGTVFLRPTEEVEDAYREKVQFRAKRQEVYRSLRDEPAISRDGQAVNLLMNAGLLMDLPNVVSSGAAGIGLFRTELQFMVSSRFPRSGEQEQLYREVLEAVDGRPVTFRTLDVGGDKVLPYLRSEQEENPALGWRAVRLALDRPGLMRAQLRALLKAAADRELRVMVPMVTETREILQVREIISREVSLLTRFGHRIPRSLALGAMIEVPALLYQLDDLMQAVDFVSVGSNDLFQFVFASDRGNARIARRYDHLNRAFLRILREIVVAAQAHDKPLTLCGEMAGRPLSAMALFGLGYRSVSMASASVGPVKATLLETDFGRLEEALLAEISKSYGGQTIREFLMDFADSNGIPY; encoded by the coding sequence ATGAACGAGAGAACCGGCGGGCCGCGCACTTTGCTGAAGCGGCTGCGGGAAGTGATGGCCGAGGAACTGGGCGCCCAGGAGCGTCTGGACAAGATCGTGCGCCATATCGCCTCCAACATGGTGGCCGAGGTCTGCTCGGTCTACGTGCTGCGCTCCGACGATGTGCTGGAACTGTTTGCCACACAGGGACTAAATCCGAAATCGGTGCATGAAGTCTCATTGCGGGTCGGTCAGGGTCTGGTCGGTACCATCGCCGCAACGGCACGAACGCTCAATCTGGAAGATGCACAAAGACACCCCGCCTTCCGCTATCTGCCGGAGACGGGCGAAGAGATTTTCAATTCGTTCCTCGGGGTTCCCATCCTTCGTTCAGGCCGGGCGCTCGGCGTTCTGGTGGTTCAAAATCAGGAACAGCGTGTCTACCGCGACGACGAGGTGGAGGCACTCGAGACCACCGCCATGGTGCTTGCCGAACTGATCGCCGCCGGTGAACTGGAAGGCCTCGACAAGCAGGGCCAGGGGCTCGATCTCTCGCGTCCGCTCAATCTGAAGGGAACGGCACTGGCCGACGGCATCGGGCTTGGGGGCGTTATCCTGCACGAGCCCCGCGTCGTGGTCACCAATCTCTTCAACGAAGATGCCGAATACGAGAAACGGCGGCTGCACCAGTCGCTGGCGAAGTTGCGCTTTTCCATTGATGACATGCTTCAGCACCGCGAAGTGGCGCGCGACGGCGAGCACCGGGAGGTGCTGGAAGCCTACCGCATGTTTGCCAACGACCAGGGCTGGGTCAGGCGCATGGAAGAGCAGATCCGCAACGGCTTGACGGCGGAAGCTGCGGTCGAGAAGGTTCAAAGCGACAACCGCGCCCGGATGATGCGCCAGGCCGATCCCTATCTTCGCGAGCGGCTGAACGATTTTGACGATCTTGCCTACCGGCTGCTGCGGGAGCTGGTCGGCAAACCGCATGGCCCGGTCGCCGATCGCGGTGACAAGGACTACGTGGTGGTGGCCCGCAGCATGGGAGCTGCCGAACTGCTCGACTATAACGGCCCTGCCTTGCGCGGCCTGATCTTGGAGGAAGGCGCGCCGACAAGTCATGTGGTGATTGTTGCCCGGGCGCTGGGCATTCCGGTGGTCGGCCAGGTACACAATGCGCTGTCCTTTGCCGACAGCGGAAATCCGGTCATTGTGGATGGCGAAGAAGGCACGGTTTTTCTCCGCCCCACCGAAGAGGTTGAAGACGCTTACCGGGAAAAGGTGCAGTTCCGAGCAAAGCGCCAGGAAGTCTACCGCAGCCTGCGCGATGAACCGGCGATCTCCAGGGACGGCCAGGCGGTAAACCTTTTGATGAATGCCGGACTTCTGATGGACTTGCCCAATGTGGTGAGTTCAGGGGCAGCGGGCATCGGCCTTTTCCGTACCGAACTGCAATTCATGGTTTCCTCGCGCTTTCCCCGCTCGGGCGAACAGGAACAGCTCTACCGGGAAGTGCTCGAGGCCGTTGACGGCCGGCCGGTGACGTTCCGTACGCTTGATGTGGGCGGGGACAAGGTGCTGCCTTATCTGCGCAGCGAACAGGAGGAAAACCCGGCACTCGGCTGGCGGGCAGTGCGTCTGGCACTGGACCGGCCGGGTCTGATGCGGGCGCAGTTGCGTGCCCTGCTGAAGGCGGCCGCCGACCGGGAGTTGCGCGTCATGGTGCCAATGGTCACCGAAACGCGTGAAATTTTGCAGGTACGCGAAATCATAAGCCGGGAGGTCAGCCTGCTGACCCGTTTCGGCCACCGCATTCCCCGCTCTCTGGCGCTGGGAGCCATGATCGAGGTGCCCGCACTGCTCTATCAGCTGGATGATTTGATGCAGGCGGTGGATTTCGTGTCCGTCGGCTCCAACGACCTGTTTCAGTTCGTCTTTGCAAGCGACCGCGGCAATGCCCGGATTGCCCGGCGCTACGATCATCTGAACCGCGCTTTCCTGCGCATCTTGCGCGAGATCGTGGTTGCTGCACAAGCCCATGACAAGCCGCTGACCCTGTGCGGGGAAATGGCCGGCCGGCCGCTTTCGGCGATGGCGCTGTTCGGTCTCGGCTACAGGTCCGTCTCCATGGCGAGCGCTTCGGTGGGACCGGTCAAGGCGACGCTTCTTGAGACCGATTTCGGCAGGCTTGAGGAAGCGCTGCTGGCCGAGATCAGCAAATCCTATGGCGGGCAGACCATCCGCGAGTTTCTGATGGATTTTGCCGACAGCAACGGTATCCCCTATTAG